Genomic window (Pseudomonadota bacterium):
TAAGCAATTAACCTGGCGAGGATGAAATGTCTGATATCGAAGTCGAAGTAAGGGGAGAGGTCTCCTGGATCCGCCTGAACCGCCCGGAGCGCATGAATGCCTACGATGCGGAGATGGCGCAAGCTTTGATCGAGGCTATTGAGAACGCGGTTGACAGCGGCGTGATCGTGCTTACCGGGGCAGGCCGCGCCTTTTGCGCCGGCGGCTACCTGGCCAATCTGAGCGATCCGGATCCGGCCGCTCTGAGAAGCATGTTTTACGGTTCGCTGCGTCTCTACGAGGCGATCAGGACCAGCCCGCGTCCGGTCATCGCAGCGGTAAACGGCGCGGCCGCCGGGGGCGGCAACGAGCTGGTGGTTGCCTGCGACCTCGCAATTGCCGCCGAAAACGCGACTTTCGGCCAGACAGGGGTACGGGTTGGCAGCGCACCGGTCCTCGGCGGCACGAATTTCCTCACAATGAATATCGGTGAGAAGCGCGCCAAGGAAGTGGCCTTTCTGTGCCGACGCTATCCCGCGAAGGAGGCACTTGACCTTGGCTGGATCAACGCGGTTGTCCCGGGTGAGCAGCTTGAAGACGAAGTCACCAAATGGGCTGATGAGTTACTCAAAATGAGTCCCCGCTATCTCGAGATCGCCAAGATCAGCTCGAATGTCTGGTGGAACCAGTGCCGCGATGCTTATCTGAGTGGACTCGGCATGCTGGTCCAGGCCATCGGGTCGAAGGATATGATCGAAGGGGCAACCGCCTTCATGGAGAAGCGACCGCCTCAGTTCGAGGGACGGGCGAAAAAGTAATTCCGCTACCTCATGAATGGCACAAGAAAAATCACCGAGAACATGTGCGGGGCTACAGTCCATGAATTTTGAGCTGGACCCGAAGTACCTGGAAATTCAACAGCAGGCTCGGGAATTCGCTCAATCGATCGAACCCCTGGCCGAGGAAGCCGACGAATCCAGTGAAGTCCATGCCGGCGTGCTGGCCGCCCTGCAGAATAGTGGGCTCAGCGAACTGATGGTCACCACGGAGTACGGGGGGCGATTCGAGCGGCTTGATCCCCTTGCAATTTGCGTCGTACGGGAAGTACTGATGGCGACGTCGGCCCACGCCGACTCCTTATTCGCCCTGCAGGGCATTGGCAGCTATGCCGTCACGGTGGCGGGTTCGCCTGATCAACGCGCGACCTGGCTCCCGCGTGTCGCATCGGCCGAGAGCCTCGCCGCCCTCGCACTGACGGAGTCAGATGCGGGTTCCGATCTGAAAGCGGTATCGACCGAGATAGTGGCCACGAGCGACGGACTCCTTTTGAACGGTTCGAAATCGTTCATCTCCAACGGCGGCAGCGCGGCTTTCTATGTCGTCTTTGCCAAAGAAGAATCCGGATTTTCGATGGTACTTGTTCCGTCGGAAACAGCAGGTGTATCCGTAACGCCCACACCGGAACTCATCGCTCCCCACGTACTGGGCGAAATCCACTTCGAAGACGTCGCGCTGCCGGCGGACGCGCGCCTCGGTGAACCGGGCCAGGGGCTGGATCTCGTGCTGGCAACCCTCGGTGTGTTCCGCGTCTCCGTGGCAGGCGCCGCCGTCGGCCTGGCGCAAGCCGCCCTGGAAGAGGCGGTCCGCCACACCCGGACTCGAATCCAGTTCGGTCGTCCGCTCGCCCGCCTAGGGCCGGTGGCACAGATGCTCGCCGACTGTTGGACCGAAATCGAACAGGCCCGGCTATTGACTTATCGGGCTGCTTCACTGGCGAAAATCGACCCGGGAGCCAACCTTCACCACTCGTCGATGGCGAAGCTCGCCGCTAGTGAGACAGCGTCACGCGTGGTAGATCGCTGTGTGCAGATGATGGGTCGGTTCGGCCTTATTCGAAACTCGAAAATCGAGCGGCTCTATCGGCAGGCCCGGCCAATGCGAATCTACGAGGGCGCCTCTGAGGTGCTTCGTCTCGGCATTGCCCGTCAACTCACCGAGGAAATCCCGTGATCGATTTCGAACTCGAAGGGAAAGTCGCAATCGTTACCGGCGCAAGCCGTGGACTTGGACGTGCGGCGGCGACAGCACTGTATGAGCAGGGCGTTCGTGTGCTCGCTGTAGCCCGCACTCTCGATGATTTGAAAGAACTGGAATCCCTTGCCCCGGAGAATGTCCACGCCAGGCAATGCGATATGCATGACACCGAGGACGTTGCACAGCTGCCCGGGGAAGCTATCGATGCCTTCGGGGGGCTCGACATCGTCGTGAACAACGCGGGGATCGCGCCCGCCGGGCGATTTCTCGAGCAGGACGCGCAAGTCTGGGACGAGGTGATAGCGGTCAATGTCACAGCCCCCGCAACATTGACCCGGGCCGCAGGTGAACACCTGATCGGCCAGGGCTCAGGAAAAATCATCAACATCGCCTCGACATCCGGCATTCTCGGTAAGGCGATGCTGGTTGCCTACTCGACATCCAAAGGTGCCTTGCTCCAGTTCACCAAAGCACTTTCGGCTGAGTGGGCCAGTAAAGGAGTCCAGGTCAACGCGATTGCACCCGGGGCTTTCGCAACGGACGCACAGCGTGCCGTGCTCGACTCACCCGACATTCTCAAGCGCCGCTTGCGCAAGATTCCTGCCAGGCGTATGGGCGAGAGTAGCGAGCTTGGACCGCTGATCTGCTACCTGGCCTCGAGCAAATCCGATTTCGTCACCGGTAGCGTTTTCGTCATCGATGGCGGTGAATCCTGCAAACTATAAAGCATAAATTATCTGACAATGTCATCAACGGAATCCCCAGTGGAAGAGACAGCGAAAATCGAATCGACCATGCGCGGCGGTAAACGGCGGAAACGCATATTTCAAGCGCTTCATGATTGCATCATCGAGAAAGGCTACGCGAAAACTACGTTGGTGGACGTGGCACGGACCGCCGAGATGACGCCTAGCCATCTGCTCTACTACTTCAGCGGCAAGGACGCCATTCTCGAGGACTTCTTTGAGGATGTGGCGCAGCGAATTGTCGAGCGTATGGAAGGTTTCCGAACTGAGACAGCCGAGCGTCGGATTACTCTCCTCGTCGACCTTTTCTTCGCTGGCAAAGGCATCACCATGTCCGAGATTGGCTTCATGCTCGAGTGCTTCGGAGTGGCCGTGCACGACAGTCAACTCCATAGCGAGAAGACCGCGCTGGACCGTTTCTGCAAGACATACCTGGAGGAATTATTTGTTGAGTCGCCGTGCGGCGCGTCCTATGCTCGGGACTCAGCTGAGGTTGCTTATGCCATGCTTATCGGCTTGCGCACAGCCGTGTACTTTGACGAGCGCATCGGGCTACCCCGGGCGCGCCGCCTGTTCCATGCCTCGATATTGAACCTCGCAAACTCCGGTCAGCTCGGTCAATGACTGATCAAATCCCGTGGCTGGCACGTACCACAGAGGAAGCAATCGAGCCGGACCTCCTGATCTGTGATCCCCATCACCATCTATGGGACCTCCCCGAGAGCCGTTATCTTGTCGATGAGCTACTGAAGGATATTGGAGGGGGCCACCGTGTGACCACCACGGTGTTCGTAGAGTGTGTGCAGATGTACCGAACGGACGGTCCGGATGAGATGCGCCCGGTTGGCGAGACCGAGTTTATGGAACGGATCACTGGAGCGAGTGAGAGCCGTGCCGGCAATGTACGTGTGGCTGCCGGAATTGTCGGATTTGCAGAGTTGACCCTGGGCCCGGCCGTGCAGCAAGTCATCGAGGCACATATGAAGGAGAGCAGTCGGATTCGAGGACTTCGCTACGCAAGTGCGTGGGATGCGAGTGAGCAGATTCGCAACGCGCACACGAAGCCACCAAAAGATCTGCTGCAAAACCGGGCGTTCCGTGCGGGCTTTGCCTGTCTGGGCAAGCTTGGCCTCTCATTCGACGCATGGCTATACCACCCGCAAATACCTGAGCTTGCCGACCTCGCCCGGGCGTTTCCCGACATAACTATCGTGCTCGATCACATTGGCGGCCCCTTGGGAATTGGCCCGTACGCCGGCAAGCGCGAGGATGTGTTTGCATTATGGCGGAAGAACATCACCGAGCTCGCGCAGTGCGCAAACGTAGTCGTTAAATTGGGCGGGCTCACGATGACCATGAGCGGGTTCGGCTGGCATAAGCGCGATGCGCCGCCGGGTTCGATCGAATTGGCGGAGGCCATGGCTCCCTACTACCAAACCTGTATCGACTGTTTCGGTGTGGAGCGCTGCATGTTCGAGAGCAACTTCCCCGTTGACCGGGCCTCCTGCGCTTACACTATTCAATGGAATGCGTTCAAACGCCTGACTCAAGGTTACTCGCAAGCAGAGCGCTCCGCGCTCTTCCACGACACCGCTACACGCGTCTATAGACTGGACGGCTGAAGGCGGCGATCGGGTTGGCCGGTTTCAATCGCCGGGCATTAGGACGCACCGGTCGCTTAGAAAAAAAGCATCATCCGGGCCACGCGTCATTGTTTAACCTCAGCTTGTACTACCGGATCCTCTGTCTATGGTCGCGCTCAAACAGTGTGCAATAATCCGATCAGTCACAAAATTTGACGCAGGGAAACTCAAAAATTATGGATTTTCAACTCACCGAAGAACAGGAGCAGCTTAGCGAAACGGCCCGGCGGTATGCGCGTGAGCAGCTGCCCGAGATCGCAGAGGAGATCGAGCGGACTGGTGTGCCGCCGAGTAAGGCCTTGCTTAAACAATACGCCGAAATGGGCTTTCTTGGCATTAATGTCCCGGAACGATTCGGGGGTTTGGGTCTGGGCAATCTTGAAGCCCTCATCGTTCTCGAACAGTTCGCTCAGATATCGTCGGCAGTGGCATTTCCAATATTCGAATCCTGCGTCGGGCCAGTGCGCGCCATTGAGAAATTTGCAGACGAAAAGCTCGCGAATGAAGTGCTTCCCGCTGTGTGTCGAGGTGAAAAAATTGTAGCGGTAGCGATGTCTGAACCCGAAGCCGGGACTGCACTAACCGATCTAAAAACGCGCGCCGAGTTCAAAGGCGAAAGGGTCATAATTAACGGTACTAAACGATGGTGCTCGGGCGGCGGCCATGCCGACGGCTACGTGGTTTATTGCCGGATGTCCGACGATCCCGGCGCTCGCGGCATCGGCGCTGTCTATGTGGAAAAAGATACTCCGGGATTGAGCTTTGGCGAGCAAGAAAGGTTGATGGGCTTTCGGGGGATACCGTCCTCCGACATCTTCCTTGATGACGTCACCGTGCCGGCTTACCAGGTTGTTGTCCCGGCCGGCGGTTTTCGAAAGCTGATGGAGGCATTCGACCTGGAGCGCTGTGGCAATGCGACGATGGCTCTTGGTCAGGCATCGGGCGCCCTTGAAGATGTCGTCGCCTACGTCCAGGAGCGAAAGCAATTCGGCAAACCCATCGTCGATTTCCAGGCAGTGCAACTCAAGCTTGCTGAAATGCGGATGCAGGTGGACGCCGCTCGACTCCTGATCTATCGCGCAGCCAGCAATGCGGAGGATGGCTTGCCGGATATACTTCACTCATCACTGGCAAAGTGTTTCGCCAACGAAATTGCGCGCACCGTTACCAGTAATGCAGTGCAGCTCATGGGGGCATATGGCTATTCAAAGGAGTACCCGGCGGAGCGGCGCGTGCGGGATGCCTGGGGTTGGGGCATCGCCGGCGGCACAATCGACATCCAGAAAGTCAACATCGCATCTGCCATGGTGGGTCGACGGTTTGACCAGCGGAAATAGAATTCTCGGCCTAACACCAGATGGAAAAAATCTGCTTTCGACCGGGTGAGTAGCCCCGGGGAATTTCACCCTGAGGCCCTCGCAGAACTGTACGTGAACGTCACTGTTTATACGACCCCATCAGTCAGCCGAACGGCTTTGTCGCAACCATGGGTTCCTCCCCTTTCGGGTTGACCCAATCGTGAGACCGACTGACGCAACTCCTTGGCTCCGTCGGCATTACCAGACTTCATCACTACTACGGGTTGCTCCGCCCCGGTGCGCTGCATCGGTACGCTCATTCTTGTGGCGCCAACCACTCGAATTTCTCTCTTAGCATCCGCACGACCGGTTTCCACGTTCCCTATCGCAGCCAGAAACAGCGTCACGCCACCTCTACACCGGACACCACCCAGCCAATCACCAGGCACTCGCTGGATTCCTCCCATGCCACTGCATCAGACTCGGTTTTGATGTCGCCCGATGTTTCTTTTGATGCTTCATTTGTGGTTCGCTTACGCTCGTCTCACTGTCCCGCACATGATGTCTCTTGCGACGCCTTTTCCCTAACGCTCACTACCCCGGCTCCTGACCCAAGCAGCTCAGGGTGGTTTAACACCTCCCCCTGCAGGGCGGCTTTGGAGGGCCTACCTCCATCTCTCCTGGAGTTACAACACTTTCAAAGAACTCCTTTTTCTTCTTCTGTGCCTCGTGGCACAAAGGCTGTGTAAAAACGCAAAACGCCAGAGCCGGTGGTTAATTGCAGTGGCTGTCGCGATTTGCCGATACCGATATGGGCAATCGGCATCTCATCTGCGACGCCTTGGTAGCCAATATTGGAGTGCTGTCCCATCGGCTACGAAATTCGGCGAGTTTTCACACAGCCTTTGCGCCACGAGCGCTGATTTAAACGCGATGATGCATCGTGTGCAGTGCGCAACTGCAAAGGAGATGGAGGTAGGTCCTCCGAAGTCGGCATGCAGGTGCAGGCTTCAAACCACCTCACGCTGCTGTGGTCAAAAGCCACGGTGGTGAGCGGTGAGGAAAAGGCGTACAGGATACGTCAGGTAGGAAACAGTGAGACGAGCGCAAGCGAACCATTGCTGACGCATCGAAATGAAAAACGGATGACATCGAAACCGGGACTTAGGCTGTGTCGCGGGAAAGAATCCAGCGGGTGCCTGTTGACTGGCTGGGTGGTGTCCGGTGTGGAGGTGGCGTGACGCTGTTTCAGGCTCTTTTGTGGAACGTGGGAACCCTTCATGTGATGTTAAGAGAAAACCCTATAAGTGCAACCCACGAAGGGGGAAAGTATCGATGCACATGAAGGGGGCGGATCATCCCGTAGTAGCGATGAAGTTCTTGTAATGAGGATAGAGCGAAGGGGATGAGT
Coding sequences:
- a CDS encoding enoyl-CoA hydratase/isomerase family protein, with protein sequence MSDIEVEVRGEVSWIRLNRPERMNAYDAEMAQALIEAIENAVDSGVIVLTGAGRAFCAGGYLANLSDPDPAALRSMFYGSLRLYEAIRTSPRPVIAAVNGAAAGGGNELVVACDLAIAAENATFGQTGVRVGSAPVLGGTNFLTMNIGEKRAKEVAFLCRRYPAKEALDLGWINAVVPGEQLEDEVTKWADELLKMSPRYLEIAKISSNVWWNQCRDAYLSGLGMLVQAIGSKDMIEGATAFMEKRPPQFEGRAKK
- a CDS encoding amidohydrolase family protein, which gives rise to MTDQIPWLARTTEEAIEPDLLICDPHHHLWDLPESRYLVDELLKDIGGGHRVTTTVFVECVQMYRTDGPDEMRPVGETEFMERITGASESRAGNVRVAAGIVGFAELTLGPAVQQVIEAHMKESSRIRGLRYASAWDASEQIRNAHTKPPKDLLQNRAFRAGFACLGKLGLSFDAWLYHPQIPELADLARAFPDITIVLDHIGGPLGIGPYAGKREDVFALWRKNITELAQCANVVVKLGGLTMTMSGFGWHKRDAPPGSIELAEAMAPYYQTCIDCFGVERCMFESNFPVDRASCAYTIQWNAFKRLTQGYSQAERSALFHDTATRVYRLDG
- a CDS encoding glucose 1-dehydrogenase; this encodes MDFELEGKVAIVTGASRGLGRAAATALYEQGVRVLAVARTLDDLKELESLAPENVHARQCDMHDTEDVAQLPGEAIDAFGGLDIVVNNAGIAPAGRFLEQDAQVWDEVIAVNVTAPATLTRAAGEHLIGQGSGKIINIASTSGILGKAMLVAYSTSKGALLQFTKALSAEWASKGVQVNAIAPGAFATDAQRAVLDSPDILKRRLRKIPARRMGESSELGPLICYLASSKSDFVTGSVFVIDGGESCKL
- a CDS encoding TetR/AcrR family transcriptional regulator; the encoded protein is MEETAKIESTMRGGKRRKRIFQALHDCIIEKGYAKTTLVDVARTAEMTPSHLLYYFSGKDAILEDFFEDVAQRIVERMEGFRTETAERRITLLVDLFFAGKGITMSEIGFMLECFGVAVHDSQLHSEKTALDRFCKTYLEELFVESPCGASYARDSAEVAYAMLIGLRTAVYFDERIGLPRARRLFHASILNLANSGQLGQ
- a CDS encoding acyl-CoA dehydrogenase family protein, with the translated sequence MDFQLTEEQEQLSETARRYAREQLPEIAEEIERTGVPPSKALLKQYAEMGFLGINVPERFGGLGLGNLEALIVLEQFAQISSAVAFPIFESCVGPVRAIEKFADEKLANEVLPAVCRGEKIVAVAMSEPEAGTALTDLKTRAEFKGERVIINGTKRWCSGGGHADGYVVYCRMSDDPGARGIGAVYVEKDTPGLSFGEQERLMGFRGIPSSDIFLDDVTVPAYQVVVPAGGFRKLMEAFDLERCGNATMALGQASGALEDVVAYVQERKQFGKPIVDFQAVQLKLAEMRMQVDAARLLIYRAASNAEDGLPDILHSSLAKCFANEIARTVTSNAVQLMGAYGYSKEYPAERRVRDAWGWGIAGGTIDIQKVNIASAMVGRRFDQRK
- a CDS encoding acyl-CoA dehydrogenase family protein, whose product is MNFELDPKYLEIQQQAREFAQSIEPLAEEADESSEVHAGVLAALQNSGLSELMVTTEYGGRFERLDPLAICVVREVLMATSAHADSLFALQGIGSYAVTVAGSPDQRATWLPRVASAESLAALALTESDAGSDLKAVSTEIVATSDGLLLNGSKSFISNGGSAAFYVVFAKEESGFSMVLVPSETAGVSVTPTPELIAPHVLGEIHFEDVALPADARLGEPGQGLDLVLATLGVFRVSVAGAAVGLAQAALEEAVRHTRTRIQFGRPLARLGPVAQMLADCWTEIEQARLLTYRAASLAKIDPGANLHHSSMAKLAASETASRVVDRCVQMMGRFGLIRNSKIERLYRQARPMRIYEGASEVLRLGIARQLTEEIP